The Caballeronia sp. NK8 genome includes a window with the following:
- a CDS encoding aldehyde dehydrogenase family protein — MFFQLARHTRFGIDAGKKVIGKESGASLESDRRSIHDSKTRLDMKRESHLPPVLKHYVNGGWTTSATTGVSVNPSDLDEPVGEYARADARMVDAAVDSASAAWRVWSRASAARRARALDAIGSELHARRAELGCLLAREQGKTLPEAIDEVVHAGQVFQVFAEEAAHQPGEPLGVVAVITPWSFPLAIPAAKIAAALSAGNCVVFKPAEVVSGCAWALADIIDRSGLPAGVFNLVLGSGRVAGARLVANEMVRAVSFSGSVTTGTSVLRASAARLMKVHLDTGGHSALIVLNDANLSTAVDATIQSAYGLNGQRHAAASKLIVERGIRHAFTDALLARLSALRIDHALRKGTDIGPVSNDSQLQRNLNASAMAIKEGATLIHGGRAIERETRGYFMEPALLLGCPEMQIARDDIFGPVAVVLAADDYAHALDLANQTASGLPAPCTGLCTTSLKHARHFRRHSHSNRVTVNRPTTVAIGSGAECRLRSTTLRQSARLC, encoded by the coding sequence TTGTTTTTCCAACTTGCTCGACATACCCGCTTTGGTATCGATGCTGGCAAAAAAGTGATTGGAAAGGAATCGGGGGCTTCCTTAGAATCCGACCGTCGATCTATCCATGACTCGAAAACGCGCCTCGACATGAAACGCGAATCTCATCTTCCTCCGGTACTGAAGCACTATGTGAACGGCGGCTGGACAACCAGCGCGACCACGGGTGTTTCCGTCAACCCGTCGGATCTGGATGAGCCCGTTGGCGAATACGCGCGCGCCGACGCCCGGATGGTGGACGCTGCGGTCGACTCGGCGAGCGCTGCCTGGCGCGTTTGGTCGCGGGCCAGCGCCGCCCGCCGTGCGCGCGCGCTCGATGCGATCGGCAGCGAACTGCATGCGCGTCGCGCGGAACTGGGTTGTCTGCTAGCGCGCGAACAGGGCAAGACCTTGCCCGAAGCAATCGATGAAGTCGTTCACGCCGGTCAGGTCTTTCAAGTTTTCGCTGAAGAAGCCGCGCATCAGCCGGGCGAACCGCTGGGCGTCGTTGCCGTCATCACGCCGTGGAGTTTTCCACTGGCGATCCCCGCCGCAAAGATCGCCGCTGCACTCAGCGCGGGCAATTGCGTGGTGTTCAAGCCAGCCGAGGTTGTCTCGGGTTGTGCGTGGGCGCTGGCGGACATCATCGACCGTTCTGGCCTGCCAGCCGGGGTTTTCAACCTCGTACTGGGCAGCGGGCGCGTTGCCGGGGCGCGTCTGGTGGCCAATGAGATGGTTCGAGCGGTGAGTTTCAGCGGATCGGTAACGACCGGGACGAGCGTATTGCGAGCCAGCGCCGCGCGTCTGATGAAGGTCCATCTGGACACGGGAGGACATAGTGCGCTGATCGTGTTGAACGATGCAAACCTGAGCACGGCCGTCGATGCGACCATCCAGAGTGCGTACGGCCTGAACGGGCAGCGTCATGCGGCGGCGTCAAAGCTGATCGTCGAACGGGGTATTCGACATGCGTTCACCGATGCACTGCTCGCCCGGCTTTCCGCGCTTCGCATCGATCATGCGTTGAGAAAGGGAACCGATATCGGTCCCGTGTCCAACGACAGCCAGTTGCAGCGCAATCTCAATGCATCCGCGATGGCGATAAAGGAAGGCGCGACGCTGATTCATGGCGGTCGCGCAATCGAGCGCGAGACGCGAGGGTATTTCATGGAGCCAGCGTTGCTTCTCGGTTGCCCTGAGATGCAAATCGCTCGGGACGATATCTTCGGACCGGTCGCGGTTGTCCTGGCCGCCGATGACTACGCCCACGCTCTGGATCTCGCGAATCAAACGGCATCGGGTCTTCCCGCGCCATGCACCGGGCTCTGCACGACGTCGCTCAAACATGCGCGGCATTTCCGTCGCCACAGTCATAGCAACAGGGTAACGGTCAATCGGCCGACCACGGTGGCAATCGGGTCAGGCGCTGAATGCCGTCTCAGGTCAACTACGCTTCGCCAATCGGCACGCCTCTGTTGA
- a CDS encoding LysR family transcriptional regulator produces MGQGYSNWFVRARLKTRQLLLLAAMEEEGNVRRAADVLGMTQPAASRLLKELEDVLEVRLFDRTPHGMHATLYGEVMIRHARMVLSNLNKAQEEIAALRVGLVGQVHIGVIAAAAARMVPLAIGRVKEQYPLLQIWLQVETSDVMLPLVAQGQLDIMIGRVHEQHGQLKDSVQYAPIADEPLCVVVRPGHPLEDTAELTMRDIVNAEWVLHPPGSVLRHRIDMAFAELGLNPPQNVVNTNNFLAISSLLLQSDMLAVVPDEVARQYEHFGTLRRLAIDLSCGMDAFGIITRQDHALSPAASVVLHALRDAAAEVYGVPAGALSE; encoded by the coding sequence TTGGGACAGGGATATTCGAACTGGTTTGTGCGCGCGCGCCTCAAGACGCGCCAGTTGTTGTTGCTTGCCGCGATGGAAGAGGAGGGCAACGTGCGACGCGCGGCCGATGTGCTCGGCATGACGCAGCCCGCCGCATCGCGACTGTTGAAGGAACTCGAGGATGTGCTGGAGGTGCGGCTCTTCGATCGCACGCCGCACGGCATGCACGCGACGCTATACGGCGAAGTGATGATCCGCCACGCGCGCATGGTTCTGTCGAATCTCAACAAGGCCCAGGAGGAGATCGCCGCGCTGCGCGTCGGGCTCGTGGGGCAGGTGCATATCGGCGTGATCGCGGCCGCGGCGGCGAGGATGGTGCCGCTCGCCATTGGTCGCGTGAAGGAACAGTACCCTCTGTTGCAGATCTGGTTGCAGGTGGAGACATCGGATGTGATGCTGCCGCTCGTGGCGCAGGGTCAGCTCGACATCATGATCGGCCGCGTGCACGAACAACATGGGCAATTGAAAGATTCGGTGCAGTACGCGCCGATCGCCGATGAGCCGCTTTGCGTGGTCGTGCGGCCGGGACATCCGCTGGAAGACACCGCGGAGCTTACCATGCGCGACATCGTGAATGCGGAGTGGGTTTTGCATCCGCCCGGCAGTGTGCTGCGTCATCGCATCGATATGGCTTTCGCCGAGCTTGGGCTGAATCCGCCGCAAAACGTCGTGAACACCAATAACTTTCTTGCGATCTCGAGCTTGCTGCTGCAAAGCGACATGCTCGCCGTCGTGCCGGATGAAGTCGCCCGGCAGTATGAGCACTTCGGAACCTTGAGGCGTCTCGCGATCGATTTGTCTTGCGGGATGGACGCCTTCGGGATCATCACGCGACAAGATCATGCGCTGTCGCCGGCGGCGTCCGTCGTGTTGCATGCGTTGCGCGATGCTGCCGCCGAAGTCTATGGCGTTCCGGCGGGAGCATTGAGCGAGTGA
- a CDS encoding IlvD/Edd family dehydratase: protein MSDKKRTLRSSQWFGTNDKNGFMYRSWMKNQGIPDHEFDGRPIIGICNTWSELTPCNAHFRKIAEHVKRGVYEAGGFPVEFPVFSNGESNLRPTAMLTRNLAAMDVEEAIRGNPIDAVVLLTGCDKTTPALLMGAASCDVPAIVVTGGPMLNGKLDGKNIGSGTAVWQLHESLKAGEIDLHQFLSAEAGMSRSAGTCNTMGTASTMACMAEALGTSLPHNAAIPAVDSRRYVLAHMSGIRIVEMALEGLTLSKILTREAFENAIRTNAAIGGSTNAVIHLKAIAGRIGVPLELEDWTRIGRDTPTIVDLMPSGRFLMEEFYYAGGLPAVLRRLGEGNLLPHPDALTVNGKTLWENVKTAPNTNDEVIRTLDNPLIDDGGIRVLRGNLSPRGAVLKPSAASPELLKHRGRAVVFENLEHYKERIVDESLEVTKDSVLVLKNCGPKGYPGMAEVGNMGLPPKLLRQGVKDMVRISDARMSGTAYGTVLLHVAPEAAAGGPLAAVRDGDWIELDCDAGTLHLDISDEELARRMSDHQPPHVHGYGGYARLYVDHVLQADEGCDLDFLVGCRGAAVPRHSH from the coding sequence ATGTCTGACAAAAAACGCACGCTCCGTTCCTCTCAATGGTTCGGCACCAACGACAAGAATGGCTTCATGTATCGAAGCTGGATGAAGAATCAGGGCATTCCCGATCACGAATTCGACGGCCGGCCGATCATCGGCATTTGCAATACATGGTCCGAACTGACGCCGTGCAATGCGCACTTCCGCAAGATCGCCGAGCACGTGAAGCGAGGCGTCTACGAAGCGGGCGGCTTTCCCGTCGAGTTTCCGGTGTTCTCCAATGGCGAATCGAATCTGCGTCCGACGGCGATGCTTACGCGCAATCTCGCCGCGATGGACGTCGAAGAAGCCATTCGCGGCAATCCCATCGACGCGGTCGTGCTGCTCACCGGCTGCGACAAGACCACGCCTGCGCTGCTGATGGGCGCGGCAAGCTGCGACGTGCCCGCGATCGTCGTCACGGGTGGCCCGATGCTGAACGGCAAGCTCGACGGCAAGAACATCGGCTCGGGCACGGCGGTGTGGCAACTGCATGAATCGCTGAAGGCGGGCGAGATCGATCTGCATCAGTTTCTGTCGGCGGAAGCGGGCATGTCGCGTTCCGCTGGCACCTGCAACACGATGGGCACCGCATCAACAATGGCGTGCATGGCCGAAGCGCTCGGCACGTCGCTACCGCACAACGCCGCGATTCCCGCCGTCGATTCCCGCCGTTACGTGCTCGCGCATATGTCGGGCATTCGCATCGTCGAAATGGCGCTCGAGGGCTTGACGCTCTCGAAGATACTCACACGCGAGGCATTCGAGAACGCGATCCGCACGAACGCCGCGATCGGTGGATCGACCAATGCGGTGATTCATTTAAAGGCGATCGCGGGACGCATCGGCGTGCCATTGGAACTGGAAGACTGGACGCGCATCGGGCGCGATACGCCGACCATCGTCGATCTGATGCCCTCGGGCCGTTTCCTGATGGAAGAGTTCTATTACGCGGGCGGTTTGCCGGCCGTGCTGCGCCGTCTTGGAGAAGGGAATCTCCTCCCGCATCCCGATGCGCTCACCGTCAACGGCAAGACGCTGTGGGAGAACGTGAAGACCGCGCCGAACACGAATGACGAAGTGATTCGCACGCTCGACAATCCTTTGATCGACGATGGCGGCATCCGCGTGCTGCGCGGCAATCTCTCGCCGCGCGGCGCGGTGCTGAAACCTTCGGCGGCGAGCCCGGAACTGCTGAAACATCGCGGGCGCGCAGTCGTGTTCGAGAACCTGGAGCATTACAAGGAGCGCATCGTCGATGAATCGCTCGAAGTGACCAAGGACTCTGTGCTCGTGCTGAAGAATTGCGGCCCGAAGGGTTATCCGGGCATGGCGGAAGTGGGCAACATGGGCTTGCCGCCGAAGCTGCTGCGTCAGGGCGTGAAGGACATGGTGCGCATCTCCGACGCACGCATGAGCGGCACCGCGTATGGCACGGTGCTCCTGCACGTCGCGCCCGAAGCGGCGGCGGGCGGGCCGCTTGCCGCCGTGCGCGACGGCGACTGGATCGAACTCGATTGCGACGCGGGCACGCTGCATCTCGACATCAGCGACGAAGAACTCGCGCGCCGCATGAGCGACCATCAGCCACCGCATGTGCATGGCTATGGGGGGTACGCGCGGCTCTACGTCGATCATGTCTTGCAGGCCGACGAAGGGTGCGATCTCGACTTCCTAGTAGGTTGCCGCGGTGCGGCGGTGCCGCGCCATTCGCATTAG
- a CDS encoding dihydrodipicolinate synthase family protein has product MTTQRTPRYRGVFPVVPTTFTESGALDLDSQKRAVDFMIDAGSDGLCILANFSEQFALADEERELLTRTILEHVKGAVPVIVTTSHYSTDVCIERSRKAQSMGASMVMVMPPYHGATFRVPETQIFEFYARLSDAVTIPVIIQDAPASGTALSATFLARMAREIEQVSYFKIETPGAAAKLRELIRLGGEAIEGPWDGEEAITLFADLNAGATGSMTGGGFPDGIRPILTAYHKGKRDEAFAHYQRWLPLINHENRQAGLLTAKALMKEGGIIACESPRHPLPAMHPETRAELIDIARRLDPLVLRWA; this is encoded by the coding sequence ATGACTACTCAACGCACGCCGCGCTATCGCGGTGTTTTTCCAGTGGTGCCGACCACTTTCACTGAATCTGGCGCGCTCGATCTCGACAGCCAGAAGCGGGCTGTCGATTTCATGATCGACGCAGGCTCGGACGGCTTGTGCATTCTCGCGAATTTTTCAGAGCAGTTCGCTCTCGCGGATGAGGAGCGTGAACTCCTGACACGTACGATTCTGGAGCACGTCAAGGGCGCTGTACCCGTCATCGTGACGACGAGCCATTACAGCACCGACGTTTGCATCGAACGCAGCCGCAAGGCCCAGTCGATGGGCGCATCGATGGTGATGGTGATGCCGCCGTACCACGGCGCGACGTTCCGCGTTCCGGAAACGCAGATATTCGAGTTCTACGCGCGTCTGTCGGATGCCGTGACGATTCCCGTCATAATTCAGGACGCGCCCGCGAGCGGGACCGCACTCTCCGCGACGTTCCTGGCGCGCATGGCGCGGGAAATCGAACAGGTTTCGTACTTCAAGATCGAGACGCCCGGTGCGGCCGCGAAGCTTCGCGAGCTGATCCGGCTCGGCGGCGAGGCGATCGAAGGTCCGTGGGATGGCGAAGAAGCGATCACGCTCTTTGCGGATCTGAATGCCGGGGCAACAGGTTCGATGACCGGTGGTGGATTCCCGGATGGTATTCGCCCGATCCTCACGGCGTACCATAAAGGCAAGCGCGATGAAGCATTCGCGCATTATCAGCGCTGGCTGCCGCTGATAAACCACGAGAACCGACAGGCAGGGCTGCTCACGGCAAAGGCGCTGATGAAGGAAGGCGGGATCATCGCGTGCGAAAGTCCGCGTCACCCGCTGCCGGCGATGCATCCGGAAACGCGGGCGGAACTCATCGACATTGCCCGACGGCTCGATCCGCTCGTGCTGCGCTGGGCCTGA
- a CDS encoding Gfo/Idh/MocA family protein, whose product MTSVFSLAVIGIGKIARDQHLPAIADSSGFRLVACASQHAEVQDVRNYRDIDSLLNAEPEVDAVSLCTPPQGRYALARRALEAGKHVMLEKPPGANLGEVNALHEIARANGLTLFATWHSRYASAVAPARAWLSGRQVQAVRTRWKEDVRRWHPGQQWIWEPGGLGVFDPGINALSIVTEILPGEVLLRGAQLVVPRNAHTPIAAELDCIDTNGAPVTAEFDWRHGPVEQWDIDVETDAGLLSIREGGKRLVISGEPVSLQPEREYRALYERFHALISEHSHDVDVRPLRLVADAFLLGRRVETEAFVP is encoded by the coding sequence ATGACCTCAGTGTTTTCTCTTGCCGTCATAGGCATTGGCAAGATCGCGCGCGATCAACATTTGCCGGCCATCGCCGATAGTTCCGGCTTCAGGCTTGTCGCGTGTGCAAGCCAGCACGCGGAGGTACAAGATGTACGCAATTATCGCGACATCGATTCTTTGCTGAACGCCGAACCTGAAGTCGATGCCGTCTCCCTTTGTACTCCGCCGCAGGGACGATATGCGCTGGCACGCAGAGCACTCGAAGCGGGCAAGCACGTCATGCTGGAAAAGCCGCCGGGCGCAAACCTGGGCGAGGTAAATGCCTTGCATGAGATCGCACGCGCCAATGGCTTGACTCTGTTCGCGACCTGGCACTCGCGCTACGCCAGCGCCGTTGCGCCGGCTCGTGCCTGGCTCAGCGGCCGGCAGGTTCAGGCGGTTAGAACACGCTGGAAAGAGGACGTGCGACGCTGGCATCCGGGACAACAATGGATCTGGGAACCGGGGGGGTTGGGCGTTTTCGATCCGGGCATCAATGCTTTGTCGATCGTCACTGAAATATTGCCTGGCGAAGTGCTATTGCGCGGGGCACAACTTGTCGTGCCGCGTAATGCGCATACCCCGATCGCTGCCGAGCTCGACTGCATTGATACGAATGGAGCACCTGTGACTGCGGAATTCGACTGGCGTCACGGTCCCGTCGAACAATGGGACATCGACGTGGAAACGGATGCAGGACTGCTATCCATTCGCGAAGGGGGAAAGCGTCTGGTTATCTCCGGCGAACCGGTGTCTCTTCAACCAGAGCGGGAGTACCGCGCACTGTACGAGCGTTTTCACGCGCTTATTAGCGAGCACTCGCATGATGTCGACGTGCGGCCCCTGCGTCTGGTCGCTGACGCATTCCTGCTTGGTCGACGTGTGGAAACGGAAGCCTTTGTGCCTTGA